Proteins from a single region of Thalassophryne amazonica chromosome 22, fThaAma1.1, whole genome shotgun sequence:
- the strap gene encoding serine-threonine kinase receptor-associated protein yields MAMRQTPLTCSGHTRPVVDLAFSGITPYGYFLISACKDGKPMLRHGDTGDWIGTFLGHKGAVWGATLNTDATKAATAAADFTAKVWDSVSGDEVLTLAHKHIVRTVSFTQDSECLLTGGNDKLLRIYDLSSPEAALQEIAGHTSAIKKALWCNNDRQILSAAEDKTIRLWDRSSLEEVKTLTFDLSVSSMEYVADGEILVITYGKTIAFYNALTLDLIKTVEAPAPINSASLHPDKEFFVAGGEDFKLYKFDFSTKEELESYKGHFGPVHCVRFSPDGELYASGSEDGTLRLWQTAVGKTYGLWKCVLPEDLGAENSEQLPAAAPEIKA; encoded by the exons ATGGCGATGAGACAGACTCCGCTGACCTGCTCCGGTCATACCCGGCCCGTGGTCGACCTGGCCTTCAGTGGCATCACTCCTTACGGATACTTCCTCATCAGTGCCTGCAAAG ATGGCAAGCCCATGTTGCGCCACGGAGACACAGGGGACTGGATTGGAACGTTTCTGGGTCACAAAGGTGCTGTCTGGGGAGCCACTCTGAATACAGACGCCACGAAGGCCGCCACTGCTGCAGCCGACTTCACAGC taaagtGTGGGATTCGGTCAGTGGAGACGAGGTCCTCACGCTGGCACACAAACACATCGTCAGGACCGTGAGCTTCACTCAG GACAGCGAGTGTCTGCTGACGGGAGGAAATGACAAACTGCTGCGTATCTACGACCTGAGCAGCCCCGAAGCAG CTCTTCAGGAGATTGCAGGTCACACTTCGGCCATCAAGAAGGCTTTGTGGTGTAATAACGACAGGCAGATTCTGTCTGCTGCAGAGGACAAAACCATACG GCTGTGGGACCGGAGCTCCTTGGAGGAGGTGAAGacgctgacctttgacctgtccGTGAGCAGCATGGAGTATGTAGCTGATGGAGAGATTCTTGTCATCACGTATGGAAAAACCATCGCTTTCTACAACGCTCTGAC CCTGGACCTGATTAAGACTGTGGAGGCTCCAGCTCCCATTAACTCAGCCTCTCTGCACCCAGACAAAGAGTTCTTTGTTGCGGGTGGTGAAGACTTCAAGCTCTACAAATTTGACTTCAGCACCAAAGAAGAACTGG AGTCCTATAAAGGACACTTTGGTCCGGTCCATTGTGTTCGCTTCAGCCCTGATGGTGAGCTGTATGCAAGCGGCTCAGAGGACGGCACGCTCCGCCTGTGGCAGACCGCGGTGGGGAAAACCTACGGACTATGGAAATGTGTCCTACCTG